The DNA sequence AATAGAAGATTTCAAGCATCTTAGACAACAGTGCATATAATATACTACAAAATCATATCCTATAGATGCTCTTGGAGGATGACAAGACAAACTCCTTGCAAGGCTATAACTTCTAAATAGAAATATAGTTGGCAGATGATAATTGAGATATTTCGATAGTTGACTAACAGTAAATAGTAATACCAATGCTACTTACGCTCAATGAATATATCTTGTCAATCgtcaagaatgaaaacaaaacagataaaaattaaaaatgcaaaataaaCAATTTTCAAAGACTATTCACATGAAACGCACCTCTCGCAGTGTATGATATCCCTCCTCATAAAATTTCAGCGCCTCGGGCCAGTCACTTCGGAATTCTGCATATACAGCAACCTAGCAATTCATAGCATCTAGATAAATAATGCACACTTTCTATTTGATAAAAGTATAAAGAAGCAAAGCATGCACAAGTTCTTGAGTACAATAAACAACATAAGAAAGTCAAAAGGCATGATCACTGTAATTCCTTTTCTACTCCTTCAGAAAGCATGATCACCGTTATTCCTTTAATCCTTTTTCTACTACTAAAATTCAAtcaatcatacattcatacatgcATCCATACATAATATATGCATTTGGCTTTCCAACTAAAAATAGCATCCAACAGGACCTTGGTTGGCATGTTAGTGGCACCGGCATAAAAAGTAAtcaggaaaagaagaaaaatgaattccTACTTTGAAGCAGTAGCGAACAATCAACTCAACCGAGCTAACATTCTTCTTTTCTATCCTTTGTTTaatccttcttccttcttctcggTAATACATAGTGGCTAATCCATAAAACGCATTTGCCATCCTGCACAAAAAAGGAGAACAGAGCATGACGACAATGTTGCTGTTTATAGagaaaatagacaaaaaaaatttagaaagataaAGCATGCCTGTCAAGTGACTGATTGAGATCTGAGTTGTCATTTGGGTTTAACATAATTACATATTTAGCATCTACATCTGCTCGCTTTCGTAAGGCAATCATTCTATCCTCAGTGATCTCATCTGCAATCAAAGACCCGAAAACATATTACAAACTCATTGCAGACCTCTATCTGTAAATGACATTAAAAGAACAATAGTGTCCCTTCCTCTAGTCGCTGCCTACCAatcaaacagaaacagaaatacaataaaatacacccaaaaagagaaagggggagaaagagagaaaagagggggggggggggggggaggttcCCCATTTGCATATCAATTCCAATCAAAACCATAGCAAAATTTGGCCACTCAATGATGTAACAATCTAAATTCACTCTCCTCATACAGTTTGTGAGTAGAGCGCACGGTGAAGTAAAGTGACGAAGACAGAAAAACTAGTAAGTCAATCACCTGCACCAGTGTGGATAATTACAACAGCCAACTTGATGTTCCTCCCACGAATCACAGCCCTGCACACAAACAACCCCAAACACATTTCAGAAAAATCAAGTCCAAGAAATGAAAACAAAACCAAAACCCCACATCCAAAACCAACACACGTTCAAATTGTAGGTCATGCTCTGAGCTAAAATCATAAGCGTATGACTCAATCACGAACTATCTTGAAAGTCTTACTATGCAAGTCTAAAATTCTTCTCCACTTTCAGTACATAGTAATTGAACTCAAAATAAAAGCCATTATATTCATAAAGCAAATAAAACCTCAAACTTGCCTCAACAACAATCCCTTGTTCCCCTACATCTCAACATACATTAAATATCTCCATTCTCCAAAACAAGACAGCAGCTTCCTCAACATACAAACCGTGCTCAATTATGTTACTTTCTTATGCAACATCCTCAAACCCCCAAACAATAGCTAAAAATCGACATTTTCACTTAAAATGCAAAAAGTAAACACTATCATCATCTACTTAGTTAGCtgccattgttattgttgttcaCTCATAATGCTGAATCGCACCTTCTCCGAACTCCACCATCCAAACACGCActtaatagagagagagagagagagagagagagagagagaggttttaCTTCATGGAATCGAGATCGGAGCAGACATTGAGCCACTGAGCAGGGTCACCAAACACGTGCTCCGCCCTGAACACAGCACCGAGAACGGCCGGAACTTTCGTCCGGTGCTTGAGGAGCCAGTCCTTCTTGAGGACCCCGCCGACAACCGTAGGAGGCGGTGGCGGGACTTCGGCGTTGGAATCCTTGGGCTTGCGTTCGAAGAGGTAGATCTTGGAGAGGTCAGGGAGGGCGAGGGTGTTGATTGGCGGCTGAGCGGAGAGAAAGTGAGTTGAGATCAGAGGGTGGAGCTCCGGACAACCCACAATCGCCGCCAGCGTCACCGGCGGAGTTCGCAACTCTTCTGGATattcttccattttttttttgttggcgATTAACGCAGATCGGAATCAGAATAGAAATAGAGTGAGTTTAACTCACCATGGAGTATGGAGTTAAGGCGAAAACATAAACAATTCATCAAgccatttttacaaaaaataaaacaaaacaattcCTTTTTTAATTACTGAAAAATAACAAATGTTTGCGCCTTTTTTTTTTCACGAACAAGAATAAACTCCTCATAAGTTTAACATGGAGACTGGAGATGTTCATAAAGTAAAAcatgtaaaaaaatttagttattcttAAATTGAAGTAGTAAAATGTATATATGATAAAAGAACCATCAATTAAAATAGTACAAGTTTTTTtccaaagaaaatgaaaagttgaaaaataaacaattatgattttataagaaaagtcaatatctcgttgaaaaaaattaaagacagcaagtatcatatttaaattttagtgAAATCAGtatatatttttaaagaaaattataagtaaccaacaatatttttgaacaatgtgtgaacaatatgaattaataggattaaaagagtaaattaatcttaaatttaattaataacattaaattagagtgtagtatatttttatttgattgataattgttcatattgttcaagatgatcattgtttacctagcactctcctatttttaaatatagaacaaatgtTGTCTCTAAGATTACCTAGCCAAAATATATTCTCCAttagtgtaatttacttagactGATAGAATTaagatttgataattttaaactatataaCTCCATGTCAACTACCCAACCACTCACCATTAACCGAATTGTAAAACCTTGGCTTAGTAGTTTACGACTTTTCACTTTTCAGAAATTGTTACTTGATAAATTTTAGTTAGGTATAAACGATTAAACGAAGaatgtgtttatatatatatatatatatatatatatatatacaacatctTATGATATAGGAATATACGGAGTTTTAAAATTATACATATTAGAATATGGATATCAAAAGTTCAATTGGAACTAGTTTTGTTCACGTATGAAGGATATGAATAAACTCAATAAACACTTTCCTCTTCTTGCATGTGAAAAGTAATTCAGGTAAAAAATACACGGGCAAACAATGGTTTCATGAAATAATTTACATATCAGACACCCAAAAGAAAAATCACATATCAGAAGGAATTGAACAAATAAGCATATTTAGTGTTGTTGAGTTGCAATCATCCAAGAATGAATCTAAGGTCCTATCAACTACCTGTTTCTTATATAAGCCTAGTATTGAAGATTAAACAAAATAGTCACATTTACTCCTCTGCCGctgtctcctcctcctcctcttccgcATCTTCTTCTTGCCCAGGCCACCAAGAAACAGGGCCCAGTCCGTCATGATCTATTGATCCCTACAAAATAGATGCCGCCATAAGTCACCTTTTCAAAAATCTGCAATGATAACCACCACCATTTTAGTTAGATAATGCACGTTTACTATGACTTTAAAAGCATCCCCACAAACTTTGTCAATATGCCATTCCCAGGGTCGGAAACTTGGTTGGTTTAATTGATCCTTAGCATAGAGCTCATACATGAAAATTCACACCCCATTTTCATCCGACAACCAAACATACCCTCTAAAGTACACATCCCCTACCACAGTTTATTTTAACATAATGACTCCAAGAAACAAATATTTTGCACAAAATTCAAAAGCCATATGTCTCAATATCTCACTCATGTAGAAAAAAGAGCTAACTTACAGTGACCAGCATAGGGGCAAAAGGCTTTGACTCTTTTGGTTGTTCAACTGGGATTGAAGGATAAGTCACATTTTGAATGCGGAACTTGATCTGCCATATTGGAAGCCAAAACTTTAACGCATATATATTGTTTCTTAAGCATACAGTTAACATTAAAGGCAAAGAAAGCTAACCATATCGCTATCATCAACAGGATATGACTGCTCCTCATATTTCCAATACCATGTTCCTTTTGTGCTGTACTTTCAAAAACAATATATTAGCACATTAATAAATCTGCATCTAATAGGATGGATTACAGTATTTAAAAAGAAGAAACGAGTGCAAGCAAATATACTATTTGTTAAGACTAAAAATTAGGTAAGGGTAACGACACCTATTTTTTGATTCAGCCTTAAACTCATTTGGGCTGGGTAGGTGCTGTAGGGGAACATAAATGTCATCAAAGAATCCAAGTGATACTGCAACCACGAATTCAGCCTTACTAAGCATGAACAATCTTTAAGCATAGCAACATCTGACAATCATTAAATCTTTCACGATATGCAAACATTGGATGGTGTCGTTATATACACAAATAATGGGCTGCTGACGGTGTCACAAGTCGCAATATAGAaatgaaaacacaaaaaatcGGCTCTGCTAGCAAGCAATTGTATGGTTATGTCATTCTTGTGGTCTTTCAAACTTTCCTTACATTATATTGACATGCTTTGAGTTTCAACTAAATTACACTTGACTCTGATTTTGCTCACAAAAAATAAGCATGGACAAAACGACAAGCAGAGACATCAAGGCAGAGCAGTAATCACATACTCTTTTTTTTGTAGTAGCAAAATATTTTATCATGAAATTCATCAATAAGAGAAGCCTTAAGACAAACTTCAAGCAACTATCTTaaacttttattaaaataaaaaagaaaagaaaaagaactccAACCATGTAAACCCTTTGTGATCAAAAGAGTAGAAGAACttttaaaaaaagtgaaaaaaaaaaagaaagaaaaactcatTATGCTGCAGCCTTCATGTAATAGATGTATGAAGCAGAACTATGCACTGATAAGCATGGTCATTATCCATCAATAACATAAAACAAAGAAGTAAGTAAAATGGAACTAAATTAATTAAGTCAagcgaaaattaaaatcaagaaAGCAACTGAAATCTAAGACATACATCTTAAGCCATCAGCATCAGACGAAAGAAGCTTTGCAGTCATAATCTCCCCAACAAATGGACGAAACATAATCAAATTGAACACTACCTGCCAGGAATATCAGAAGTCAGAACAAAGTTATTGCATTGACAGCAACAATCACACACAGAATCCCTACTTCTGACGTCGAAAAATTTCAGTTTATAATACAAGAAATACGGAAATTGGAAACACAATAGCTAAAAATACACACAACCTTTTAAGTCCTCAAATATTCTCAAAGGAACATAGTGTAAAAAAATGGCATATTCACATTATTGTGCCTGGATATCATAATCTAAGCCTCAAAACTTGAACAAACAAAGTTAAAAACCATTCagggaaaaaaaatattaaacataaaaTCCTGCATTCAACTTCACACTGTGATCATGTTGAACTTCAAATCTCAGGACAAAGAGtcaaaaaacagaaaagcaaGCCGTGAGAACTTGTACCGTATAAGTTGGAGCACCATCTCCGGGGTAAATAAATCCACCCTCAATGGATTTTATATCATAGACAGATATGCAGAGGCCCAAGTTTGCAATAACCTGAAATGATTGCAGAAAACCAAAACCAATCATGGTGAAATATTATCAAATGAAGAGCACATGAGTAAAAGGGGAATGGAAAACATTAGAAGCAGAAAAACCTTATCCAAGAAAAGCTTCTCAAGTTCAGTGTGTATAGCTTCTCGAATTGGACGACTTAGCTGAGGAGCAGGCAATGGCAATGTGTGTTCAATCTTGCTAAGATAGAACATTGAGACTGAACAAATagaagaaaatacaaaaattcatATGGATGAAAAAAAAGGGTGAGACTCTAGGGGAAAAAAAACGTATGAAAATGAGAATTTTTCCAATTTATCATCACGGTattaaataaaagtgaaaaaacaaaattcaaaaattacaaTTCAAACAGTGAATTCACGAAACACTTGAACCATGTTAGTTGTTAAGTAAACTAACCATGTTACTTGTCAAGTAAACTAAGTTACATTTTTTAACTGATTATAGAAATTTATAAATGATGGAGGTTTCAGCAGCAGAAGAATGATTTCAGGTAAAAAACCTGAAGTGGTGACTTGGACGCTTTGATATCTTGTGGCGGAGCAGACGGCGGCAACGAAGAACTCCTACTGAAGCCAGCTGTAACGAAACCCAATTCAGCGGCAACAAAGGTTTCAGTGAAGTTTTTTTCAGATTGTGGGTTATTGGGCTTGTCTGATGGGCAAGTATTGGGTCATTATGGCCCATTAAAGCACTTGTTGTATAATAATGCATGGCCCAAGACCAAACGAAACACAAATTCATTGCATGAACATAGAATTTGGAATATACAGAAGCATGTTTCCTCCAGAGATTTGCAAGGCTACTTAAGGTTCTGAAAACTGGACTGGTCATCAAACCGCTTTAATTACTAGTTCATTAGTTCAACCGGTCCAACCAATGGTTCAACCAAAAAAatcgttttaaaataaaataataaattataaaggaCCAAAGATAAGGGTACTCCAAGAACTCCTACTAGATGCAACATCATTCAACATTATCACACATTCTCACACACACAAATACAAAGTCTTAACTCAAAGAACAACCACAGCAAGTGACTTGGAAAGAAAATGTAAACACAGAACAATCACAAGCATACACAACATGTGAATATTATTATAGCAAACATAATAACAAAATAGCTCTTCTAATGCGTCTCCAAAAATatcccaaataaaaaaaaaactacataaTCTGATCCACTTGATTCAGAAAGTtacatatattagaaaaattaagaatcaactaaaagaaaaagaagaaggcctGGTTGATTCGATTCAATTGCCTGAGATGAAGAATCAAACAGGGTTGAGAAGCTGAGAGTTTAAATGTTAAACCTCAATATTCAAATAACATGActccattattgttattattacaccCTTCTAATGTCACAAACTCAATATATATTATAGTCCGTTGACACTTGTGTATTCACAACTTGGCCTCATCATTCTGATTCATTCCTTAAGTAGAAGAAAAGTCCCAATCAGCTTTCGTT is a window from the Arachis hypogaea cultivar Tifrunner chromosome 1, arahy.Tifrunner.gnm2.J5K5, whole genome shotgun sequence genome containing:
- the LOC112797535 gene encoding uncharacterized protein isoform X3; translation: MLYIPSSLPVSMFYLSKIEHTLPLPAPQLSRPIREAIHTELEKLFLDKVIANLGLCISVYDIKSIEGGFIYPGDGAPTYTVVFNLIMFRPFVGEIMTAKLLSSDADGLRLSLGFFDDIYVPLQHLPSPNEFKAESKNSTKGTWYWKYEEQSYPVDDSDMIKFRIQNVTYPSIPVEQPKESKPFAPMLVTGSIDHDGLGPVSWWPGQEEDAEEEEEETAAEE
- the LOC112797535 gene encoding uncharacterized protein isoform X4; protein product: MFYLSKIEHTLPLPAPQLSRPIREAIHTELEKLFLDKVIANLGLCISVYDIKSIEGGFIYPGDGAPTYTVVFNLIMFRPFVGEIMTAKLLSSDADGLRLSLGFFDDIYVPLQHLPSPNEFKAESKNSTKGTWYWKYEEQSYPVDDSDMIKFRIQNVTYPSIPVEQPKESKPFAPMLVTGSIDHDGLGPVSWWPGQEEDAEEEEEETAAEE
- the LOC112797535 gene encoding uncharacterized protein isoform X1 — encoded protein: MVVECSNLIVGSLLLLRFMLYIPSSLPVSMFYLSKIEHTLPLPAPQLSRPIREAIHTELEKLFLDKVIANLGLCISVYDIKSIEGGFIYPGDGAPTYTVVFNLIMFRPFVGEIMTAKLLSSDADGLRLSLGFFDDIYVPLQHLPSPNEFKAESKNSTKGTWYWKYEEQSYPVDDSDMIKFRIQNVTYPSIPVEQPKESKPFAPMLVTGSIDHDGLGPVSWWPGQEEDAEEEEEETAAEE
- the LOC112797535 gene encoding DNA-directed RNA polymerase III subunit RPC8 isoform X5, with translation MLYIPSSLPVSMFYLSKIEHTLPLPAPQLSRPIREAIHTELEKLFLDKVIANLGLCISVYDIKSIEGGFIYPGDGAPTYTVVFNLIMFRPFVGEIMTAKLLSSDADGLRLSLGFFDDIYVPLQHLPSPNEFKAESKNSTKGTWYWKYEEQSYPVDDSDMIKFRIQNVTYPSIPVEQPKESKPFAPMLVTIFEKVTYGGIYFVGINRS
- the LOC112797535 gene encoding DNA-directed RNA polymerase III subunit RPC8 isoform X6, translated to MFYLSKIEHTLPLPAPQLSRPIREAIHTELEKLFLDKVIANLGLCISVYDIKSIEGGFIYPGDGAPTYTVVFNLIMFRPFVGEIMTAKLLSSDADGLRLSLGFFDDIYVPLQHLPSPNEFKAESKNSTKGTWYWKYEEQSYPVDDSDMIKFRIQNVTYPSIPVEQPKESKPFAPMLVTIFEKVTYGGIYFVGINRS
- the LOC112797535 gene encoding uncharacterized protein isoform X2; translated protein: MVVECSNLIVGSLLLLRFMLYIPSSLPVSMFYLSKIEHTLPLPAPQLSRPIREAIHTELEKLFLDKVIANLGLCISVYDIKSIEGGFIYPGDGAPTYTVVFNLIMFRPFVGEIMTAKLLSSDADGLRLSLGFFDDIYVPLQHLPSPNEFKAESKNSTKGTWYWKYEEQSYPVDDSDMIKFRIQNVTYPSIPVEQPKESKPFAPMLVTIFEKVTYGGIYFVGINRS